Within the Halichoerus grypus chromosome 2, mHalGry1.hap1.1, whole genome shotgun sequence genome, the region GGTGAATTAAcactatttttgaaaatagaCAAAGTCAGTTGCCTAATACCACATCCCTAGTGTGGTTTCATCACCAGGATTCAAACCGAGGTCTCTGACTACAAATTCTGAGCTTTTAATCACCAACCATCCTACCTCTTTTTAACACATAAGCTATAAGCTACCTTCCTTAATGCATAAGCCACAATCTGCAAGAGCTTCCAACCTAACTGAGGAGACATTAATAACATACAGGAAGTGACTAAGTTCACATCTAAGTTCTGCTAGAGTATCCTAAGAGAACTAGCTAATCTGGGtgcaagaaagagaggaaaacagtttgagggaaagggaaagcatATTCTGCTCAAAGCATTAAATTCCCTACAATTCACCTAAAATGCACAACCACTAGTGTAGGAATTCTGTACTCACCCAAACGTGTCTTAAATTCAATTTTGTTCTCAGGATCCTCATCTtttctgaaaagacaaaaaaaattttcttttttgccaaatGTGTTCCTACTTTAGGTCCTACTTTCCTGAACTCTCAAGCTTTCCCCGGTATTTACTTACTTGGTTTCCTTCTGGGGCTTTTCCATaagttcttcctcttctttctctttgctggCAATCTCAGCTCGTACCTAACAGGAAAGCACGTAGGATTTAGACATCTATTGGTTTCACATATGTTTACCTAACACCAATACACCACATTGTGCCAGGAACTAAGAACTCAATACTGAACAAGACAATATAGTCCTTGCCCTAATGGAGCTTACAGCAGAAGAGAcaacaaacaaaatgtgataaTTATGATACGTGAAATAAAAGAGCTATGCAAGGGTAGAAGAAGTGGGAAGTGACTACTGGAGTTTAATCATACCTGTGTCATCAGAGAAGGTTTCCCcgcaaaaataaaattgaggctGAGACTTAAAGGATGAGTAGCAATTTGTCCTAAACAAGAGCTACCATTAGCCCTTCTATGTCGTCTGGGCTGACAGCAATCTCCCTCCTTCACCTTGAAAGGCCCATACAAGAGGATTCAGCATTCTAGGATTACTCTCTACCTACCCACCACGGCTCACCTTTTGAAGCAGAGCAAAATCCAAGCCTTTCACCAAATGGGTGTGTTCCATGTCACCACCCAAGAATTTGGACTCCTGGATCAactgtcttctcttctctgcagCTGATTTGTCCCTGTATAATGAAAGAAGCCACATCGGAATAGTCCTGTGACTGTAGGACTCTGGGATGCTGAGGGAATCATGCCCTGGCTGCCTGGGTACTCACGCTTCAGCAGTGGGGCCCACAGCCCTGTAGTTAGCTGTGGTACTGAtcagctcagtttcctcataatCTTTGTTGACGCCATCTCGCCGTTCCTTGGCACGGTCACGGTACTTCTctgctagttctctctctctctcaatttcttgTTGACGAAGCTTGGCATAATAACTGTGACCcgagaaaaacaaatgcataagGCTCACCAGCTGCTATCCCAAGGTCAGCAGAATTGTTCCTGCCTGTTTCATCCAACTGTCTGGTGAAAGCTCATATATGTCCTCATAGAACTGCTGGCCACCTCCGGATAGTCCTCAAAATCAGAATTATAGCATCTTCCAGCTCACAGATATACTCTTTCAATGCCACCTCAGGACATTCCATCTGTCACTTCAGAATTCTTTAATGCCACCCAACTCTGTATCACTGAGTCTCTAACAGGTATGAGACTTTTCTATAGGACAACCAGGAAGTTAACTAAATTTTTATCACCTTCTATATTTCAACTGAAAATCAttcctggggccctgggtggctcagtcagttaagctcagtctgccttcagctcaggtcatgattccaggatcctgggatcgagtcccgaattaGGCTCCCcgcttggtagggagtctgcttctctctctgcccctcccccaaactcaTGCTCGAGCACGttctcatgctcttgctctctctctctcgcaaaaataaataaaatctttaaaaaaaaagaaagaaaaagaaaatcattcctTGTTGGTATTCCCCCAGAAGAGAGGAACAGCAAAATACCAGCTCcagaaattttagtattttataaataataatgatgatggtgatggtgataacgGCAGACAAGATGTACTGGGTGGTTACAGTATGCCAGGCACTGGTGCTAAGTGTTTCCATGCACTATCACAGTTGATCCTCATGACAACCTGATAAAAGTTATGAAATCACTCTCTGTTCTACCCATGAGAATACTGGGGATTAGAAATGTGAGTCAATATGCCCACGGTTATCCAGCTAAGAACTGGTAAAGATGAGATTAAAAATACTGCACACTGACTCCAAAGTCCTAAATTGCCACTCTGCCTGTCACTCCTCTCCCCTAAAGCAGAGAACCTCAAGATAATAAAGGAAAACCTCAATCTCCAGCCTCATAACTACTGGCCCCTATTCCTTTCAAAAGAACACTATCCATCTTACAATCCAACactcctccatccttccttcaccttttcttttttcttcttcgtGCAGCTGGGTCTTCATCCTCATTGTACTCCCTTGGCAtcctagaagaaaaagaaattcactgaTAGCAAAATACTGCCAAAGCCCCAGAAACCCCCAACAACTAGCCTTGAGGACTGAAGAAAAGCCTAGGATATGGAACAAAGCAAAAGCTTTGACCATGCAGAGATCCAGATCTCTATTTGTAGTTGAGTGATTCTAAGCTTTAGAAAGCACCACAACCACATAAAGCACTATTAAAATTCTATATCCCCCAATATCTACCTCAGTATCTGAGTCCCTAGAGCTGGAATGGACCCTGAAGAAATCTGCCCATTTAAGCATTAGCAGCAACTCTAGTAGTACAAGGGGTATGTGGAACATATTCTGAGATCTTAGCACACCCTAATCTTCACTGGAGCTTCAATCTCCAACAAGAGAGAATCAGAATCACAGGCATCAAAAAAGAACTAGCCTTCCAGTTCCTACGACAGCTAGTTCAGTAATTTTCTGTAGGAAAGAGATGGGAGACAGGCTGGAAcaccccagaacttactcatggTGACGTGACTTAGAGGGCGGTGCAGAGGTGGGTGCAGCCCTTGGGGTCATGAGAAGTTTCCTGAAGTCTTCATTGGTGAGTTTTGATCTAGAaggcaaagattttaaaaattagtaccCAGTAAGAATTGGAAAAGGAATACGTAAAAAACATGGTTAACTTTACCAGAAAttgggaaaatacaaattaaaacaaaacatgccACTTTTAATGCATCAAAGTGTTGACTATTATAAAGTCTGATAAATCAAGTATGTGTGAGAATCTGTAAAGTGAATCTTCCGCCGAAGGGAACATAAGTCAGTATAGCCACTGTGAAGGCAATTTGGCTGTATCAAAATTTAAGTGCATATATCCTATGACCTAGCAACTCCATTCACCTATATTTAGCTTTGTTAATTACCGGCGTAAGTGTATAAAAAGCATGTAAAAACGGTTCAATTTCAgcttatcttttttaagattttatttacttatttgacagagagagagagagagagtgcacaagcaggaagagcagcagagggacagggagaagcaggctctccactgagcaaagagcccaacgtggggcttgatcccaggaccctaggatcatgacctgagccaaaggcacatgcctaactgactgagccacccagacgcccctcaattTCAGCtttgaaagtaataaaaacttggaaacaacctaaatgtccattaactagAGACTAGATTGTGACAGTGTTTCCCAAATGTGTGGCAGACAGCAATGATGGTACAAGAGATAATTTTAAGCAATACAGTGACAAAGACTCACTCTTTGACCTAACTTTAGTCAGGCCCCTTTGAGCCCTCTTCTGACTGAGTCTCTTCCTTGGTCTGCTGTGCCCAGTTTTAGCAAAGAATCCTGCTAAGTGTTCCAAGGAAGACACTGTTCAAGATTACTGTAATAGGAATAAAGACTACTGCAAAAGGGAAGAAGGATTGAAACTcaactctgaaaacaaactgggACAACTGgggatttataaaaaaattactaagaggaagcTGGTTAGCCATCAAGGGTGGGGAAAAAGGAGCTTGACTGATCTACTTGATTACTTAAGGGGACTCTCCATAAAATGGCTTAGGAGCATTCTTTGCTAAAACTGAACCCAACAGGCCTAGTCAAAAATGGACCCCAGAGAAGCCCGATGAAAGTCTAATCAAGGAAGAGGtccttggggtacctgggtgactcagtcagctgagtgtctgactcttggttttggctcaggtggtgatctccaGGTTCAGAGATCAAGGTACAGCACATCAAGCCTGCACCAGGctcctctcagtggggagtctacttcccctctctctctgcccctccccactgctcacgcactcttaacttctctctctctccgaaataaatctttaaaaaaaaaaaaaaaaaggagggagtcCTTGCCACCACCATGAAAATAATCTCCAAGACAATGAGTGGGGAAAATAAGCAAGTGGCAAAACgatataagtatataatacaatgccatttaattttaatacttcAACTTACAAAATAATCACATATCTTCCTCAGACAtacgtgtatgtatataaatggattttttaaaaagtaggaaaaaaagacacatgtAAAGAAGAAACAGTGGTTACCTCTAAGAAAGGGACTGGTATTGGGGATGTTATCAAAAAAGAACATTACCCTTACTTCTACTTTAATTTTCTACAAGAATCAATTCCTGTATCATGTATAATTAAACATTAGAAACTAGCACCCTCCCATCCAGAACTTCCCCTCTAATACTCTTATGCAGTTGACCTAATCCAGCTAAAGTTTAGAGATAAAGGTGCAAgtggtacaattttttttcaccATCCTTGTTGACAAGACATTTAGAATTCCTTCACCATTCCCACACCACTCTATTCATTCCCCAGTTCATGCCCGTAGTCCTACACTGAAATACTCACTGGTGGAAGGAGTGAGGATCATCCACATCGTGGCCATCTGGAGCCAAAGGGTTAGAGAAAGGCtcgccttaaaaaaaaaaaaagaaaaaagaattggcaTTAATTTAATCAATCTCTTTCGTGTCAGTTCCTGTGCAAAAGTTGGGACTATATTAGCGAATACTGACGTTTTCACGTCAAACTGCTCATATTCTAGTGACAAGGCAGAAACAGCGACAGTGACCGTACAAAGTAATAAGTGCCCAAGTGAAAAAATACAAGGAGCTGTTGGTGCAGAGAGGGGGCCCCTAAACCGGCGCTGGAGGATCAGCAAATACTTCCGGAAAATGACATCCAAGATACTGGGAGTAAGATAAACTGGCGCAACCCAAGATTAAGTGCTGGCGGTAAGGGGGAGTTCACAGACAAAACACACGCGGCGTCACTTGGGGCAAGAACAAAGCTTAGAGACAATGGTCCGGAGCTGCCCGGCTTCATTCGAGACCAAATGGCTTCGCCAGATTAAGGCATCACACCACCCACACAGAGCTTAAACTCTGAAGCAAAAACAACGCGCCAAGTGTCCCAAGTCCTGCAGATAATAAAGGACAAATGACCCGAGCCTTACTGTCTCGCTCTGGCATTTTGTCTGCGGTGTTTCAACGCCGGCAGGGACTGAAGCTCCAAAGACAACACAGCCGAGACAAGATTTTTCCCACGATGCACCTCAGGAACAAGCCCACAGTGCTTTGCGCTCCGTAGCCAGTCGGCTACCGCCCGCTCacggagaaaagaaaaaaaaaaaaggaccgcTCCCTCTGCAATGCTTTTAAGGCATTGGCTAAATTTTACCCCGCCCCCTTACGTCATCCAACTATCGCGGGAACGGGGGTGGGCCGCGATTGGTCGGCTTGGAGAACTTGGCCGGAAGTCCTGGGGCGGGGAGTTAGACCCCAGCGGAGATGGCGGCTGCCGCAGTGAGTCGCGGGATCGGGGCCAAACTTGGCCTACGTGAGATTCGCGTCCACTTGTGCCAGCGCTCGCCCGGCAGCCAGGGCGTCAGGTGAGGCGCAAGGTGGTAGGGCCGGTAGGCTTCAGGGTGCCCAGGTCATGACCTCTGCCTCCCGGGTGTTTGGGGAGGCCGGCGCGTAGACAGCACGCACGGCTTTCTCTCCCGCCCCATAGGGAATTCATCGAGAAACACTATGTGGAGCTGAAGAAGGCGAACCCTGGCCTGCCCATCCTAATCCGCGAGTGTTCTGATGTGCAGCCCAAACTCTGGGCCCGCTACGGTGAGTGGGGAACGGGCGGTCTGGGACCCCAGTAGGAAAACAAGGGTTGGAGGAGAGAAAGGGCcatccagggtcacacagaaACTTGTAGGGAGACTGGAACTCGGACTTCGGCCTTGCTGTTGACGTTGTTTCGGATAAACTTACATTCGCGGGGTTATAGAATGCTGGTGTCTCGAGTAATACCCATGTGGAGGCAGGCCCTGTCCTGCATAGGGACCAGGAGCTGTCGGTTTCATAATTCAGAACAGGGTTCAGGTGGGGAAGAGATGCTCGTCAATTCCCATCGAAGTGGGTCCTTACACATGACATGTGGGTAGTGCCATTTCAGGTAGTGTGAGAATCTCAATAATACAAGCATATGATAATGATTGTTGAGCACTTAATGCTAAGATCTGCGTTGAGTACTTCCTTGCctacatctcatttaatcttcattaaTTATATGAGGGGGtggattctttcttttctcatagtAAAGGTTAGAAAGGTGAAGCAAAAATTTTATGGAACAGGGGCACGGGCTGGTtcaatcagtagagcatacaactcttgatctcccgggcatgagttcaagccccatgttgggcatagagcttaccaaaaaaaaatttttttatggaaCATACCTAAGATTATGTAGTAGGATACAACAGGGTTTAGCCTTTACACCTGTCCCCCCTTTCTAGGATGCACTTCTACCAGATTTTCATGGCTAGCTGGTTAGAATTCACCTTGTTGTTATTCAGGTCTGAAATTATATAGCACCTCCTTAATAAGGCATTCCCTGGCAAATTATGTAACATTGCGCTTAGCTCCATTTTATCATATTCTCTAAGTTTACCACAATCTGAAAATTATGGTCATGTTGCTTGACACATAGACCTTCCTCTAGGAAtgctggggcagggagaaaaTAAGTCgtatctgggcgcctgggtggctcagttggttaagccacagccttccgctcaggtcatgatcccggaatcccaggatcgagtcccgccttgggctccctgctcggcagggagtctgcttctccctctgaccctaccccttcttgtgctctctctcaaataaataaataaaataaaatcttaaaaaaaaaaaagtcatacctAAGGTAGACTGGTTCTAACAGTGGATAGCTGCAGTATGCATTAAAAATTGTTTGGAGGAGGAAAAAGCCAGTAGACTAGAGGAGGAGATGGACACAAATTACTTTAGTGTATTATACTAGAACTATAGAAGCCACAGAATTGGCACCCAGCCAAGGCTAGGCCCATGCAAAGCACTGTTCGTAGTGGCTAATAATAAATACCTTACCAGGCCCCTAAAAACTCTCTGAAACATCTTCCTTCCCATCGTGGCCACCCAGAATAAGCCAAAATTCTAGTTGGACCTGGGCTCCCTAGAGGTGTTTGAGAACCCCTGGATAAATTCTAGGTATCCCAAATACACCTTGGTCATATTTCTGTACTACTTTTCTCATCCTAACAAGACTGTAATTTGAAGACAAAGACCTTTTATTAGTATTTTGGTAGCCCCACATACTAGATATTTAGtcacctttctctctcctcagcaTTTGGCCAAGAGAAGAATGTCTCTTTGAACAACTTCAGTGCTGATCAGGTAACCAGAGCTGTGGAGAATGTGCTAAGTGGCAAAGCCTGAAGCCTCCACTGATTGTTAAGAGCAACAGCCCCACAGCTTGGGCTCTGTAGGACTGAGTACAATGTGAAAAAAGTGTTCTTCTGTTCTTTATAAAGCTTGTGCCGAAAAATGCCATCTCTGGATGTTCTTGTCCTCATTTTACCCGCCACCCCATCGTTCAACCACTGAGGCAAAGCagtataatacaaaaataaaactttattctgTCCGCAACATAGGAGCAGAGAGCATGAGATGTCATGGTTCTAAATCCTCAAAAGGGGATCCAGGAGCAAGGAagttgagggggtggggggaggtgatgAGTTGAATGAGTGGCATCGAGAGGCCAGGTCACCTGTGAAGAGCGGTCTTCTGGAGAGCATGCACGCGATCCTGGAGCTGTGCCTCCTCCTGGTGCTTTTCTAGGACCTGCAGCCCTGATTGCTGCAGAAACGCCTCCACAGCCTGAGGGCACGAAAGAAAAGGATTCAACACTTGGGTCCCTGTAACCCAACACTTGATTCCCACAGCCTTACAGGTTAGCCCACCTCTATTCAGAAGAGTGCCTTCCCCACAAGAGGCAGGAATTTCTGACCTGGAGTCCACATAGGCTTgccaggcccagagaagtgactATAGATAGGATGGGAAGGAAAGGGGCCATGGTGAGACTAGAGGCCTCAGAACAGGGGTACCAGGGCCAAAACTCACCTCTGGCCGATAGAggaacagcagctgcagcagcTCTAAACTCTGGCCTACTACTTCAGTATCAGAGGAGGCTAGCGTGCCCAGCAAGCAGGGGAGCAAGGGCCCTGGCCACAGATGTTGGCAGTAAGCAGGACCCTTCTCAGCCACGTTGCACAGAACTGTGAGCACCTGCAGAGAGACATGTATACAGTCCCCACAAAGGAT harbors:
- the NDUFA2 gene encoding NADH dehydrogenase [ubiquinone] 1 alpha subcomplex subunit 2 encodes the protein MAAAAVSRGIGAKLGLREIRVHLCQRSPGSQGVREFIEKHYVELKKANPGLPILIRECSDVQPKLWARYAFGQEKNVSLNNFSADQVTRAVENVLSGKA